In the Pungitius pungitius chromosome 5, fPunPun2.1, whole genome shotgun sequence genome, one interval contains:
- the ulk1a gene encoding serine/threonine-protein kinase ULK1a isoform X3, which yields METVGKFEFNRKDLIGHGAFAVVFKGRHKEKRDWVVAVKCINKKNLAKSQSLLGKEIKILKELKHENIVRLLDYQEMGGCVYLVMEYCNGGDLAEYLHSKGTLREDTIRVFLQQIGQAMKVLQSKDILHRDLKPQNILLCHPEGRRSSPISTSIKIADFGFARHLQTNTMAATLCGSPMYMAPEVIMSQNYDAKADLWSIGTIVYQCLTGKAPFHASTPQELRLFYESNRTLLPNIPKETSPNLRHLLLGLLQRNHKERFGFDEFFQHPFLETSSSSKKCSPAAVISFPSSSSVSSSSGSSTSYLTSPQHSDGEMHRLQPKAQYSPPQNPHGLLRKEIANRDSKSTSSYSEDYVMVQTQFPSGCTCELEVGSPIDSCLIYSGSLLAERCLRNAGKTPPPSPLLRPHSKPVSKPVAIVGRKCIPSAPIPVPTQIQNYQRMAQNLQSVGLHGSTRVTLCCAGSGSPQWGGSPGFVLDSPRLAGVGARPQQSSPLAGMSPNSSEQTSPLGTRTGLLAGCPDRKDTPSPKVESRMPNRIRTVLDLQSLEPSPASPTNRSAKSPNKNGPFRGSERSLSTGRLSDMLLKAAFGAHLYEEDSDESLNSEKSMDITAPPTGRQRGFLYSDSPPPAVFTLGLQSKENTPPDSTGPRMSGSPSYFNSAWLLNSRLLQGGSRRNSESEAMDSTQHSSLVFHPPDLPEETLMEQAHTDVLNELRFTLAFVLCVTELASSKCSMLEAVSSPDASFLEQSLVTDQISLLSREWSYAEQLVLYMKAEEFVSSALHTAKETIKQGRLLPSATVKQVIRKLNELYKSCVTYCRTLNHRLQTFLLDKQKLMDRFNGLTAEKLIYSHTVQMVQCAALDEMFHYGTASVQRYHKALLLMEGLSRIITEEKDIDSIEKCKQCIERRLSALQTQQ from the exons ATGGAGACTGTTGGGAAGTTTGAGTTCAACAGGAAAGACCTGATTGGACACGGGGCCTTCGCGGTTGTGTTCAAAGGCAGACACAAAGAG AAACGTGACTGGGTGGTTGCTGTGAAATGCATCAACAAGAAAAACTTGGCCAAATCGCAGTCTTTGCTTGGTAAAGAAATCAAAATCTTGAAG GAActcaaacatgaaaacattgtCAGACTTCTTGACTATCAG GAAATGGGAGGGTGTGTGTATCTCGTTATGGAG TACTGCAATGGAGGCGACCTGGCAGAGTACCTTCACT CTAAGGGTACGTTAAGGGAGGACACCATCCGCGTATTCCTGCAGCAAATCGGCCAGGCCATGAAGGTCTTGCAGAGCAAAGACATCCTCCACAGAGACCTCAAACCTCAGAACATCTTGCTCTGCCATCCAGAGGGCCGCAGGTCCAGCCCCATCAGTACCTCCATTAAGATAG CTGATTTTGGGTTTGCTCGTCACCTCCAGACCAACACTATGGCAGCCACGCTGTGTGGCTCACCCATGTACATG GCACCGGAGGTCATCATGTCCCAGAACTATGATGCAAAGGCCGATCTGTGGAGCATTGGTACCATCGTGTACCAGTGCCTGACTGGAAAGGCTCCGTTTCAC gcCAGCACACCGCAGGAGCTCCGTCTGTTTTATGAAAGCAACAGGACCCTCCTACCCAA CATCCCAAAGGAGACTTCTCCTAACCTAAGACACTTACTGTTGGGTCTGCTGCAAAGAAACCACAAAGAAAGATTCGGCTTTG ATGAGTTTTTCCAACATCCTTTTTTGGAAACGAGCTCATCCTCAAAGAAAT gtTCCCCAGCTGCCGTGATCTCTTTCCCCAGTTCCAGCTCAGTCAGTTCATCCAGTGGCTCCTCCACATCCTACCTGACCTCCCCTCAA CATTCCGATGGAGAAATGCACCGACTTCAGCCCAAAGCACAGTATTCGCCTCCGCAGAACCCCCACGGCCTCCTCCGAAAAGAAATAGCCAATCGAGACAGTAAGAGCACCTCGTCGTACTCAGAGGACTATGTCATGGTGCAAACCCAGTTTCCAA GTGGGTGCACATGTGAGTTGGAAGTTGGGTCCCCCATTGACAGTTGCCTGATATACAGTGG CTCACTACTGGCTGAGAGATGTCTCAGGAATGCAGGAAAGACACCTCCACCCTCACCCCTGCTGCGCCCTCACTCCAAGCCAGTTAG CAAGCCTGTTGCAATTGTTGGCCGTAAGTGCATCCCCTCGGCGCCTATTCCTGTCCCGACTCAGATCCAAAACTACCAGCGCATGGCACAGAACCTGCAATCCGTCGGCCTGCACGGCTCCACCAG GGTCACACTCTGCTGTGCTGGCAGCGGTTCCCCACAGTGGGGAGGCTCTCCAGGATTTGTCCTCGACTCCCCGCGGCTTGCAGGTGTAGGAGCCCGACCACAGCAGTCCTCCCCGCTAG CCGGAATGTCTCCAAACTCCTCGGAGCAGACTTCCCCGCTCGGCACAAGAACTGGACTGCTCGCTGGCTGTCCAGACAGGAAGGACACCCCCAGTCCCAAG GTTGAATCAAGAATGCCAAACCGTATCAGGACAGTCCTTGACCTGCAATCCCTTGAACCATCTCCTGCTTCCCCGACCAACCGCAGCGCGAAGTCCCCCAATAAGAATGGCCCTTTCAGAGGGTCTGAGCG ATCCCTGAGCACAGGCAGGCTGTCCGACATGCTACTGAAGGCGGCCTTTGGAGCTCACCTTTATGAAGAGGATAGCGACGAGAGCCTCAACTCTGAGAAAAGCATGGACATAACAG CCCCACCTACTGGTCGCCAAAGAGGCTTTCTGTACTCAGACAGCCCTCCTCCTGCAGTCTTCACCCTGGGTCTTCAATCCAAAGAAAACACTCCCCCTGATTCCACAGGGCCCAGGATGTCAG GCTCCCCCAGTTACTTTAACTCTGCCTGGCTACTGAACAGTCGCCTTCTCCAGGGAGGAAGTCGTAGAAACAGTGAGAGTGAAGCCATGGACTCTACTCAACACAGCAGTCTGGTCTTCCACCCTCCAGACCTCCCAGAAGAAACCCTGATGGAG CAGGCTCACACAGATGTGCTCAATGAGCTGCGATTCACATTGGCTTTTGTCCTCTGTGTCACGGAATTGGCTTCGTCAAAGTGCTCGATGCTGGAGGCGGTCAGCAGTCCTGATGCTTCCTTTCTAGAGCAGAGCTTGGTGACGGATCAGATCAGCCTCCTGAGTAGAGAATGGAG CTATGCAGAGCAGTTAGTGTTGTACATGAAGGCTGAAGAGTTTGTGTCATCAGCACTGCACACTGCTAAAGAGACTATCAAACAAGGCCGGCTGCTTCCCTCTGCAACAGTCAAACAAG TGATAAGGAAGCTGAATGAATTGTACAAGAGCTGTGTAACATACTGTCGCACTCTCAACCATCGCCTGCAGACATTCTTGCTCGACAAACAAAAGCTTATGGACCGCTTCAATGGGCTCACAGCCGAGAAGCTCATCTACAGCCACACTGTGCAAATG GTCCAGTGTGCTGCCCTAGATGAGATGTTCCACTATGGCACAGCATCAGTCCAGCGTTACCACAAAGCCCTTTTGCTGATGGAGGGTCTGTCCCGAATCATAACTGAGGAGAAGGACATTGACAGCATAGAGAAAT GTAAGCAGTGTATCGAGCGACGCCTTTCTGCTCTGCAGACGCAGCAGTAG
- the ulk1a gene encoding serine/threonine-protein kinase ULK1a isoform X4: METVGKFEFNRKDLIGHGAFAVVFKGRHKEKRDWVVAVKCINKKNLAKSQSLLGKEIKILKELKHENIVRLLDYQEMGGCVYLVMEYCNGGDLAEYLHSKGTLREDTIRVFLQQIGQAMKVLQSKDILHRDLKPQNILLCHPEGRRSSPISTSIKIADFGFARHLQTNTMAATLCGSPMYMAPEVIMSQNYDAKADLWSIGTIVYQCLTGKAPFHASTPQELRLFYESNRTLLPNIPKETSPNLRHLLLGLLQRNHKERFGFDEFFQHPFLETSSSSKKCSPAAVISFPSSSSVSSSSGSSTSYLTSPQHSDGEMHRLQPKAQYSPPQNPHGLLRKEIANRDSGCTCELEVGSPIDSCLIYSGSSLLAERCLRNAGKTPPPSPLLRPHSKPVSKPVAIVGRKCIPSAPIPVPTQIQNYQRMAQNLQSVGLHGSTRVTLCCAGSGSPQWGGSPGFVLDSPRLAGVGARPQQSSPLAGMSPNSSEQTSPLGTRTGLLAGCPDRKDTPSPKVESRMPNRIRTVLDLQSLEPSPASPTNRSAKSPNKNGPFRGSERSLSTGRLSDMLLKAAFGAHLYEEDSDESLNSEKSMDITAPPTGRQRGFLYSDSPPPAVFTLGLQSKENTPPDSTGPRMSGSPSYFNSAWLLNSRLLQGGSRRNSESEAMDSTQHSSLVFHPPDLPEETLMEQAHTDVLNELRFTLAFVLCVTELASSKCSMLEAVSSPDASFLEQSLVTDQISLLSREWSYAEQLVLYMKAEEFVSSALHTAKETIKQGRLLPSATVKQVIRKLNELYKSCVTYCRTLNHRLQTFLLDKQKLMDRFNGLTAEKLIYSHTVQMVQCAALDEMFHYGTASVQRYHKALLLMEGLSRIITEEKDIDSIEKCKQCIERRLSALQTQQ; encoded by the exons ATGGAGACTGTTGGGAAGTTTGAGTTCAACAGGAAAGACCTGATTGGACACGGGGCCTTCGCGGTTGTGTTCAAAGGCAGACACAAAGAG AAACGTGACTGGGTGGTTGCTGTGAAATGCATCAACAAGAAAAACTTGGCCAAATCGCAGTCTTTGCTTGGTAAAGAAATCAAAATCTTGAAG GAActcaaacatgaaaacattgtCAGACTTCTTGACTATCAG GAAATGGGAGGGTGTGTGTATCTCGTTATGGAG TACTGCAATGGAGGCGACCTGGCAGAGTACCTTCACT CTAAGGGTACGTTAAGGGAGGACACCATCCGCGTATTCCTGCAGCAAATCGGCCAGGCCATGAAGGTCTTGCAGAGCAAAGACATCCTCCACAGAGACCTCAAACCTCAGAACATCTTGCTCTGCCATCCAGAGGGCCGCAGGTCCAGCCCCATCAGTACCTCCATTAAGATAG CTGATTTTGGGTTTGCTCGTCACCTCCAGACCAACACTATGGCAGCCACGCTGTGTGGCTCACCCATGTACATG GCACCGGAGGTCATCATGTCCCAGAACTATGATGCAAAGGCCGATCTGTGGAGCATTGGTACCATCGTGTACCAGTGCCTGACTGGAAAGGCTCCGTTTCAC gcCAGCACACCGCAGGAGCTCCGTCTGTTTTATGAAAGCAACAGGACCCTCCTACCCAA CATCCCAAAGGAGACTTCTCCTAACCTAAGACACTTACTGTTGGGTCTGCTGCAAAGAAACCACAAAGAAAGATTCGGCTTTG ATGAGTTTTTCCAACATCCTTTTTTGGAAACGAGCTCATCCTCAAAGAAAT gtTCCCCAGCTGCCGTGATCTCTTTCCCCAGTTCCAGCTCAGTCAGTTCATCCAGTGGCTCCTCCACATCCTACCTGACCTCCCCTCAA CATTCCGATGGAGAAATGCACCGACTTCAGCCCAAAGCACAGTATTCGCCTCCGCAGAACCCCCACGGCCTCCTCCGAAAAGAAATAGCCAATCGAGACA GTGGGTGCACATGTGAGTTGGAAGTTGGGTCCCCCATTGACAGTTGCCTGATATACAGTGG AAGCTCACTACTGGCTGAGAGATGTCTCAGGAATGCAGGAAAGACACCTCCACCCTCACCCCTGCTGCGCCCTCACTCCAAGCCAGTTAG CAAGCCTGTTGCAATTGTTGGCCGTAAGTGCATCCCCTCGGCGCCTATTCCTGTCCCGACTCAGATCCAAAACTACCAGCGCATGGCACAGAACCTGCAATCCGTCGGCCTGCACGGCTCCACCAG GGTCACACTCTGCTGTGCTGGCAGCGGTTCCCCACAGTGGGGAGGCTCTCCAGGATTTGTCCTCGACTCCCCGCGGCTTGCAGGTGTAGGAGCCCGACCACAGCAGTCCTCCCCGCTAG CCGGAATGTCTCCAAACTCCTCGGAGCAGACTTCCCCGCTCGGCACAAGAACTGGACTGCTCGCTGGCTGTCCAGACAGGAAGGACACCCCCAGTCCCAAG GTTGAATCAAGAATGCCAAACCGTATCAGGACAGTCCTTGACCTGCAATCCCTTGAACCATCTCCTGCTTCCCCGACCAACCGCAGCGCGAAGTCCCCCAATAAGAATGGCCCTTTCAGAGGGTCTGAGCG ATCCCTGAGCACAGGCAGGCTGTCCGACATGCTACTGAAGGCGGCCTTTGGAGCTCACCTTTATGAAGAGGATAGCGACGAGAGCCTCAACTCTGAGAAAAGCATGGACATAACAG CCCCACCTACTGGTCGCCAAAGAGGCTTTCTGTACTCAGACAGCCCTCCTCCTGCAGTCTTCACCCTGGGTCTTCAATCCAAAGAAAACACTCCCCCTGATTCCACAGGGCCCAGGATGTCAG GCTCCCCCAGTTACTTTAACTCTGCCTGGCTACTGAACAGTCGCCTTCTCCAGGGAGGAAGTCGTAGAAACAGTGAGAGTGAAGCCATGGACTCTACTCAACACAGCAGTCTGGTCTTCCACCCTCCAGACCTCCCAGAAGAAACCCTGATGGAG CAGGCTCACACAGATGTGCTCAATGAGCTGCGATTCACATTGGCTTTTGTCCTCTGTGTCACGGAATTGGCTTCGTCAAAGTGCTCGATGCTGGAGGCGGTCAGCAGTCCTGATGCTTCCTTTCTAGAGCAGAGCTTGGTGACGGATCAGATCAGCCTCCTGAGTAGAGAATGGAG CTATGCAGAGCAGTTAGTGTTGTACATGAAGGCTGAAGAGTTTGTGTCATCAGCACTGCACACTGCTAAAGAGACTATCAAACAAGGCCGGCTGCTTCCCTCTGCAACAGTCAAACAAG TGATAAGGAAGCTGAATGAATTGTACAAGAGCTGTGTAACATACTGTCGCACTCTCAACCATCGCCTGCAGACATTCTTGCTCGACAAACAAAAGCTTATGGACCGCTTCAATGGGCTCACAGCCGAGAAGCTCATCTACAGCCACACTGTGCAAATG GTCCAGTGTGCTGCCCTAGATGAGATGTTCCACTATGGCACAGCATCAGTCCAGCGTTACCACAAAGCCCTTTTGCTGATGGAGGGTCTGTCCCGAATCATAACTGAGGAGAAGGACATTGACAGCATAGAGAAAT GTAAGCAGTGTATCGAGCGACGCCTTTCTGCTCTGCAGACGCAGCAGTAG
- the ulk1a gene encoding serine/threonine-protein kinase ULK1a isoform X1 — protein sequence METVGKFEFNRKDLIGHGAFAVVFKGRHKEKRDWVVAVKCINKKNLAKSQSLLGKEIKILKELKHENIVRLLDYQEMGGCVYLVMEYCNGGDLAEYLHSKGTLREDTIRVFLQQIGQAMKVLQSKDILHRDLKPQNILLCHPEGRRSSPISTSIKIADFGFARHLQTNTMAATLCGSPMYMAPEVIMSQNYDAKADLWSIGTIVYQCLTGKAPFHASTPQELRLFYESNRTLLPNIPKETSPNLRHLLLGLLQRNHKERFGFDEFFQHPFLETSSSSKKCSPAAVISFPSSSSVSSSSGSSTSYLTSPQHSDGEMHRLQPKAQYSPPQNPHGLLRKEIANRDSKSTSSYSEDYVMVQTQFPSGCTCELEVGSPIDSCLIYSGSSLLAERCLRNAGKTPPPSPLLRPHSKPVSKPVAIVGRKCIPSAPIPVPTQIQNYQRMAQNLQSVGLHGSTRVTLCCAGSGSPQWGGSPGFVLDSPRLAGVGARPQQSSPLAGMSPNSSEQTSPLGTRTGLLAGCPDRKDTPSPKVESRMPNRIRTVLDLQSLEPSPASPTNRSAKSPNKNGPFRGSERSLSTGRLSDMLLKAAFGAHLYEEDSDESLNSEKSMDITAPPTGRQRGFLYSDSPPPAVFTLGLQSKENTPPDSTGPRMSGSPSYFNSAWLLNSRLLQGGSRRNSESEAMDSTQHSSLVFHPPDLPEETLMEQAHTDVLNELRFTLAFVLCVTELASSKCSMLEAVSSPDASFLEQSLVTDQISLLSREWSYAEQLVLYMKAEEFVSSALHTAKETIKQGRLLPSATVKQVIRKLNELYKSCVTYCRTLNHRLQTFLLDKQKLMDRFNGLTAEKLIYSHTVQMVQCAALDEMFHYGTASVQRYHKALLLMEGLSRIITEEKDIDSIEKCKQCIERRLSALQTQQ from the exons ATGGAGACTGTTGGGAAGTTTGAGTTCAACAGGAAAGACCTGATTGGACACGGGGCCTTCGCGGTTGTGTTCAAAGGCAGACACAAAGAG AAACGTGACTGGGTGGTTGCTGTGAAATGCATCAACAAGAAAAACTTGGCCAAATCGCAGTCTTTGCTTGGTAAAGAAATCAAAATCTTGAAG GAActcaaacatgaaaacattgtCAGACTTCTTGACTATCAG GAAATGGGAGGGTGTGTGTATCTCGTTATGGAG TACTGCAATGGAGGCGACCTGGCAGAGTACCTTCACT CTAAGGGTACGTTAAGGGAGGACACCATCCGCGTATTCCTGCAGCAAATCGGCCAGGCCATGAAGGTCTTGCAGAGCAAAGACATCCTCCACAGAGACCTCAAACCTCAGAACATCTTGCTCTGCCATCCAGAGGGCCGCAGGTCCAGCCCCATCAGTACCTCCATTAAGATAG CTGATTTTGGGTTTGCTCGTCACCTCCAGACCAACACTATGGCAGCCACGCTGTGTGGCTCACCCATGTACATG GCACCGGAGGTCATCATGTCCCAGAACTATGATGCAAAGGCCGATCTGTGGAGCATTGGTACCATCGTGTACCAGTGCCTGACTGGAAAGGCTCCGTTTCAC gcCAGCACACCGCAGGAGCTCCGTCTGTTTTATGAAAGCAACAGGACCCTCCTACCCAA CATCCCAAAGGAGACTTCTCCTAACCTAAGACACTTACTGTTGGGTCTGCTGCAAAGAAACCACAAAGAAAGATTCGGCTTTG ATGAGTTTTTCCAACATCCTTTTTTGGAAACGAGCTCATCCTCAAAGAAAT gtTCCCCAGCTGCCGTGATCTCTTTCCCCAGTTCCAGCTCAGTCAGTTCATCCAGTGGCTCCTCCACATCCTACCTGACCTCCCCTCAA CATTCCGATGGAGAAATGCACCGACTTCAGCCCAAAGCACAGTATTCGCCTCCGCAGAACCCCCACGGCCTCCTCCGAAAAGAAATAGCCAATCGAGACAGTAAGAGCACCTCGTCGTACTCAGAGGACTATGTCATGGTGCAAACCCAGTTTCCAA GTGGGTGCACATGTGAGTTGGAAGTTGGGTCCCCCATTGACAGTTGCCTGATATACAGTGG AAGCTCACTACTGGCTGAGAGATGTCTCAGGAATGCAGGAAAGACACCTCCACCCTCACCCCTGCTGCGCCCTCACTCCAAGCCAGTTAG CAAGCCTGTTGCAATTGTTGGCCGTAAGTGCATCCCCTCGGCGCCTATTCCTGTCCCGACTCAGATCCAAAACTACCAGCGCATGGCACAGAACCTGCAATCCGTCGGCCTGCACGGCTCCACCAG GGTCACACTCTGCTGTGCTGGCAGCGGTTCCCCACAGTGGGGAGGCTCTCCAGGATTTGTCCTCGACTCCCCGCGGCTTGCAGGTGTAGGAGCCCGACCACAGCAGTCCTCCCCGCTAG CCGGAATGTCTCCAAACTCCTCGGAGCAGACTTCCCCGCTCGGCACAAGAACTGGACTGCTCGCTGGCTGTCCAGACAGGAAGGACACCCCCAGTCCCAAG GTTGAATCAAGAATGCCAAACCGTATCAGGACAGTCCTTGACCTGCAATCCCTTGAACCATCTCCTGCTTCCCCGACCAACCGCAGCGCGAAGTCCCCCAATAAGAATGGCCCTTTCAGAGGGTCTGAGCG ATCCCTGAGCACAGGCAGGCTGTCCGACATGCTACTGAAGGCGGCCTTTGGAGCTCACCTTTATGAAGAGGATAGCGACGAGAGCCTCAACTCTGAGAAAAGCATGGACATAACAG CCCCACCTACTGGTCGCCAAAGAGGCTTTCTGTACTCAGACAGCCCTCCTCCTGCAGTCTTCACCCTGGGTCTTCAATCCAAAGAAAACACTCCCCCTGATTCCACAGGGCCCAGGATGTCAG GCTCCCCCAGTTACTTTAACTCTGCCTGGCTACTGAACAGTCGCCTTCTCCAGGGAGGAAGTCGTAGAAACAGTGAGAGTGAAGCCATGGACTCTACTCAACACAGCAGTCTGGTCTTCCACCCTCCAGACCTCCCAGAAGAAACCCTGATGGAG CAGGCTCACACAGATGTGCTCAATGAGCTGCGATTCACATTGGCTTTTGTCCTCTGTGTCACGGAATTGGCTTCGTCAAAGTGCTCGATGCTGGAGGCGGTCAGCAGTCCTGATGCTTCCTTTCTAGAGCAGAGCTTGGTGACGGATCAGATCAGCCTCCTGAGTAGAGAATGGAG CTATGCAGAGCAGTTAGTGTTGTACATGAAGGCTGAAGAGTTTGTGTCATCAGCACTGCACACTGCTAAAGAGACTATCAAACAAGGCCGGCTGCTTCCCTCTGCAACAGTCAAACAAG TGATAAGGAAGCTGAATGAATTGTACAAGAGCTGTGTAACATACTGTCGCACTCTCAACCATCGCCTGCAGACATTCTTGCTCGACAAACAAAAGCTTATGGACCGCTTCAATGGGCTCACAGCCGAGAAGCTCATCTACAGCCACACTGTGCAAATG GTCCAGTGTGCTGCCCTAGATGAGATGTTCCACTATGGCACAGCATCAGTCCAGCGTTACCACAAAGCCCTTTTGCTGATGGAGGGTCTGTCCCGAATCATAACTGAGGAGAAGGACATTGACAGCATAGAGAAAT GTAAGCAGTGTATCGAGCGACGCCTTTCTGCTCTGCAGACGCAGCAGTAG
- the ulk1a gene encoding serine/threonine-protein kinase ULK1a isoform X2 gives METVGKFEFNRKDLIGHGAFAVVFKGRHKEKRDWVVAVKCINKKNLAKSQSLLGKEIKILKELKHENIVRLLDYQEMGGCVYLVMEYCNGGDLAEYLHSKGTLREDTIRVFLQQIGQAMKVLQSKDILHRDLKPQNILLCHPEGRRSSPISTSIKIADFGFARHLQTNTMAATLCGSPMYMAPEVIMSQNYDAKADLWSIGTIVYQCLTGKAPFHASTPQELRLFYESNRTLLPNIPKETSPNLRHLLLGLLQRNHKERFGFDEFFQHPFLETSSSSKKCSPAAVISFPSSSSVSSSSGSSTSYLTSPQHSDGEMHRLQPKAQYSPPQNPHGLLRKEIANRDSKSTSSYSEDYVMVQTQFPSGCTCELEVGSPIDSCLIYSGSSLLAERCLRNAGKTPPPSPLLRPHSKPVSKPVAIVGRKCIPSAPIPVPTQIQNYQRMAQNLQSVGLHGSTRVTLCCAGSGSPQWGGSPGFVLDSPRLAGVGARPQQSSPLAGMSPNSSEQTSPLGTRTGLLAGCPDRKDTPSPKVESRMPNRIRTVLDLQSLEPSPASPTNRSAKSPNKNGPFRGSERSLSTGRLSDMLLKAAFGAHLYEEDSDESLNSEKSMDITAPPTGRQRGFLYSDSPPPAVFTLGLQSKENTPPDSTGPRMSGSPSYFNSAWLLNSRLLQGGSRRNSESEAMDSTQHSSLVFHPPDLPEETLMEAHTDVLNELRFTLAFVLCVTELASSKCSMLEAVSSPDASFLEQSLVTDQISLLSREWSYAEQLVLYMKAEEFVSSALHTAKETIKQGRLLPSATVKQVIRKLNELYKSCVTYCRTLNHRLQTFLLDKQKLMDRFNGLTAEKLIYSHTVQMVQCAALDEMFHYGTASVQRYHKALLLMEGLSRIITEEKDIDSIEKCKQCIERRLSALQTQQ, from the exons ATGGAGACTGTTGGGAAGTTTGAGTTCAACAGGAAAGACCTGATTGGACACGGGGCCTTCGCGGTTGTGTTCAAAGGCAGACACAAAGAG AAACGTGACTGGGTGGTTGCTGTGAAATGCATCAACAAGAAAAACTTGGCCAAATCGCAGTCTTTGCTTGGTAAAGAAATCAAAATCTTGAAG GAActcaaacatgaaaacattgtCAGACTTCTTGACTATCAG GAAATGGGAGGGTGTGTGTATCTCGTTATGGAG TACTGCAATGGAGGCGACCTGGCAGAGTACCTTCACT CTAAGGGTACGTTAAGGGAGGACACCATCCGCGTATTCCTGCAGCAAATCGGCCAGGCCATGAAGGTCTTGCAGAGCAAAGACATCCTCCACAGAGACCTCAAACCTCAGAACATCTTGCTCTGCCATCCAGAGGGCCGCAGGTCCAGCCCCATCAGTACCTCCATTAAGATAG CTGATTTTGGGTTTGCTCGTCACCTCCAGACCAACACTATGGCAGCCACGCTGTGTGGCTCACCCATGTACATG GCACCGGAGGTCATCATGTCCCAGAACTATGATGCAAAGGCCGATCTGTGGAGCATTGGTACCATCGTGTACCAGTGCCTGACTGGAAAGGCTCCGTTTCAC gcCAGCACACCGCAGGAGCTCCGTCTGTTTTATGAAAGCAACAGGACCCTCCTACCCAA CATCCCAAAGGAGACTTCTCCTAACCTAAGACACTTACTGTTGGGTCTGCTGCAAAGAAACCACAAAGAAAGATTCGGCTTTG ATGAGTTTTTCCAACATCCTTTTTTGGAAACGAGCTCATCCTCAAAGAAAT gtTCCCCAGCTGCCGTGATCTCTTTCCCCAGTTCCAGCTCAGTCAGTTCATCCAGTGGCTCCTCCACATCCTACCTGACCTCCCCTCAA CATTCCGATGGAGAAATGCACCGACTTCAGCCCAAAGCACAGTATTCGCCTCCGCAGAACCCCCACGGCCTCCTCCGAAAAGAAATAGCCAATCGAGACAGTAAGAGCACCTCGTCGTACTCAGAGGACTATGTCATGGTGCAAACCCAGTTTCCAA GTGGGTGCACATGTGAGTTGGAAGTTGGGTCCCCCATTGACAGTTGCCTGATATACAGTGG AAGCTCACTACTGGCTGAGAGATGTCTCAGGAATGCAGGAAAGACACCTCCACCCTCACCCCTGCTGCGCCCTCACTCCAAGCCAGTTAG CAAGCCTGTTGCAATTGTTGGCCGTAAGTGCATCCCCTCGGCGCCTATTCCTGTCCCGACTCAGATCCAAAACTACCAGCGCATGGCACAGAACCTGCAATCCGTCGGCCTGCACGGCTCCACCAG GGTCACACTCTGCTGTGCTGGCAGCGGTTCCCCACAGTGGGGAGGCTCTCCAGGATTTGTCCTCGACTCCCCGCGGCTTGCAGGTGTAGGAGCCCGACCACAGCAGTCCTCCCCGCTAG CCGGAATGTCTCCAAACTCCTCGGAGCAGACTTCCCCGCTCGGCACAAGAACTGGACTGCTCGCTGGCTGTCCAGACAGGAAGGACACCCCCAGTCCCAAG GTTGAATCAAGAATGCCAAACCGTATCAGGACAGTCCTTGACCTGCAATCCCTTGAACCATCTCCTGCTTCCCCGACCAACCGCAGCGCGAAGTCCCCCAATAAGAATGGCCCTTTCAGAGGGTCTGAGCG ATCCCTGAGCACAGGCAGGCTGTCCGACATGCTACTGAAGGCGGCCTTTGGAGCTCACCTTTATGAAGAGGATAGCGACGAGAGCCTCAACTCTGAGAAAAGCATGGACATAACAG CCCCACCTACTGGTCGCCAAAGAGGCTTTCTGTACTCAGACAGCCCTCCTCCTGCAGTCTTCACCCTGGGTCTTCAATCCAAAGAAAACACTCCCCCTGATTCCACAGGGCCCAGGATGTCAG GCTCCCCCAGTTACTTTAACTCTGCCTGGCTACTGAACAGTCGCCTTCTCCAGGGAGGAAGTCGTAGAAACAGTGAGAGTGAAGCCATGGACTCTACTCAACACAGCAGTCTGGTCTTCCACCCTCCAGACCTCCCAGAAGAAACCCTGATGGAG GCTCACACAGATGTGCTCAATGAGCTGCGATTCACATTGGCTTTTGTCCTCTGTGTCACGGAATTGGCTTCGTCAAAGTGCTCGATGCTGGAGGCGGTCAGCAGTCCTGATGCTTCCTTTCTAGAGCAGAGCTTGGTGACGGATCAGATCAGCCTCCTGAGTAGAGAATGGAG CTATGCAGAGCAGTTAGTGTTGTACATGAAGGCTGAAGAGTTTGTGTCATCAGCACTGCACACTGCTAAAGAGACTATCAAACAAGGCCGGCTGCTTCCCTCTGCAACAGTCAAACAAG TGATAAGGAAGCTGAATGAATTGTACAAGAGCTGTGTAACATACTGTCGCACTCTCAACCATCGCCTGCAGACATTCTTGCTCGACAAACAAAAGCTTATGGACCGCTTCAATGGGCTCACAGCCGAGAAGCTCATCTACAGCCACACTGTGCAAATG GTCCAGTGTGCTGCCCTAGATGAGATGTTCCACTATGGCACAGCATCAGTCCAGCGTTACCACAAAGCCCTTTTGCTGATGGAGGGTCTGTCCCGAATCATAACTGAGGAGAAGGACATTGACAGCATAGAGAAAT GTAAGCAGTGTATCGAGCGACGCCTTTCTGCTCTGCAGACGCAGCAGTAG